A window from Hymenobacter volaticus encodes these proteins:
- a CDS encoding MFS transporter: MPATLTATRTYTLGFWLMCLSSFLFFASFNMLLPELPAHLTRLGGGEYKGFIIALFTLTACISRPFSGKLADTVGRIPVMVFGSLVCFVCGFFYPWASTVTGFLLLRLLHGFSTGFKPTATAAFISDIIPLNKRGEAMGLLGVAGSLGMAAGPALGSRLTAATSLNTLFYVSSGLALLSLLVQGTLTETLPLAQRQRFSWKLLRLKWNEILEPQVFQPAIVTLLCLFPYGAILTVVPDQSTALGLKAADKGLFYTCFTLASLAIRLLAGRASDKYGRLPILRISTIMLAVALAVLTLATHSIPLFLGGAVLFGLATGLNSPAIYAWTIDLSHPERRGRGVATMYIALEAGIGFGALLAGWIFSNQIEHLPYVHGLSMALTIIAVVYLLFGVKNQPLAKH, encoded by the coding sequence ATGCCTGCCACTCTCACTGCTACCCGTACGTATACGCTCGGCTTCTGGCTGATGTGTTTATCGTCGTTCTTGTTCTTTGCCAGCTTCAACATGCTGCTGCCGGAGCTACCTGCCCACCTGACACGGCTTGGCGGGGGCGAATACAAGGGCTTTATCATTGCGCTATTCACGCTCACTGCCTGTATTTCGCGCCCTTTCAGTGGCAAGTTAGCCGATACGGTAGGCCGCATACCCGTAATGGTTTTTGGCTCGCTGGTTTGCTTTGTTTGTGGCTTCTTTTACCCGTGGGCCTCTACCGTTACGGGCTTTCTACTGCTCCGGCTGCTGCACGGGTTTAGTACCGGATTTAAACCCACGGCTACCGCAGCCTTCATTAGTGATATTATTCCGCTGAATAAGCGCGGCGAAGCTATGGGTTTGCTGGGCGTGGCAGGTTCACTGGGCATGGCGGCTGGCCCGGCGCTAGGCAGCCGGCTCACGGCTGCTACTTCGCTTAACACCCTTTTCTACGTTTCGTCGGGGCTGGCGCTGCTGAGCTTGCTGGTACAGGGCACGCTTACGGAAACGCTGCCTCTAGCTCAGCGCCAACGTTTCAGCTGGAAGCTGCTGCGTCTTAAATGGAACGAGATACTGGAGCCTCAAGTATTTCAACCGGCCATCGTTACGCTGCTGTGCTTGTTTCCGTACGGTGCTATCCTGACGGTAGTACCCGACCAAAGCACGGCACTCGGCCTGAAAGCGGCCGACAAGGGATTATTTTACACTTGCTTTACGCTGGCTTCTTTGGCCATACGCTTGCTAGCGGGCCGCGCCTCCGACAAGTACGGTCGTCTGCCCATCCTCCGAATATCCACCATTATGCTTGCCGTGGCGCTTGCAGTGCTCACGCTAGCCACCCACTCAATCCCGCTTTTTTTGGGTGGCGCCGTGCTTTTTGGCTTGGCCACTGGTCTCAACTCTCCCGCCATCTACGCTTGGACCATCGACCTAAGCCATCCTGAAAGGCGCGGCCGGGGAGTGGCAACTATGTACATCGCGCTTGAGGCTGGTATCGGGTTCGGTGCTCTATTGGCCGGTTGGATATTCTCCAACCAGATCGAGCACTTGCCCTATGTGCATGGCTTGAGTATGGCCCTTACAATAATCGCTGTTGTATATCTGCTATTCGGGGTAAAAAATCAGCCTCTAGCAAAGCACTAA
- a CDS encoding DUF3857 domain-containing protein gives MRVLIACLLLAGPLTAQKITNMPIQFGKVLPADFANPPAATDTAAAEAEYLCDFGNSKIVGSNDRFQVVFERTARLRINRKSGYEWATVQVPLYTKDGSSERLTNLKGFTYNLQNGQVSQVKLSSEPVFKEKLDKNHLQVSFTMPNVRENSIVEFTYTITSDFVFNLQGWQFEHSIPVRWSEYRAVIPQFYHYKSVTRGYLPFAVQENTTVPYSTNYNMSAESGLGPNKDARISGQAMQLRWVMKNVPAFRSEPFMTTPHDYVRSVHFELAGSDFTGKDYHDLSGKWETLWKTLNEDEEFGKAITSPAPLAAEAKVIQAKYADPAARAAAVLALVQRSVQYNGQPRLFVSQPLRRTFEKHLGNAADINLLLVQTLRQAGLQATPLLLSTRDHGQVQTNLPVITQFNYVAAHLILPNQPDVLLDATEPQLPLGFLPERCLNGQGCLADASGRWLPLKPAASHVQYQSAKMRLTPQGSLEGTVKLEYGGYAGLEARRQIRESFTGDYLGRISHRWSDWQPAAVKLVALDSLRKPLAVELNLNFPSDNPDAAMFYLPLLKAVDMMPHPFKSESRIYPVNLGMPREYTGLVTLTLPANFTVQELPANILLALPNGGGRFSYQASQIGPETIQIATRLQLSKADYSPEEYAALREIHQRAASKCAEMLVVRRK, from the coding sequence ATGCGAGTCCTAATTGCCTGCTTATTGTTAGCAGGACCTCTTACCGCGCAGAAAATCACCAACATGCCGATTCAGTTCGGCAAGGTATTGCCTGCTGACTTCGCCAATCCACCTGCTGCCACGGATACAGCAGCGGCCGAAGCCGAATACTTGTGCGACTTTGGCAACAGCAAGATTGTTGGCTCAAACGACCGTTTTCAAGTGGTATTCGAGCGGACTGCGCGGCTGCGCATCAACCGTAAGTCTGGCTATGAGTGGGCTACGGTACAGGTGCCACTCTACACCAAAGACGGCAGTTCCGAACGCCTGACCAACCTGAAAGGCTTCACGTACAATTTGCAGAATGGTCAGGTTTCGCAGGTGAAGCTCAGCTCCGAGCCGGTCTTCAAGGAAAAGCTCGACAAGAATCACTTGCAGGTATCGTTTACCATGCCCAATGTGCGAGAGAACTCCATAGTCGAATTCACTTACACGATCACCTCTGATTTTGTATTCAATCTTCAGGGCTGGCAGTTCGAGCATAGCATTCCGGTGCGCTGGAGCGAGTACCGAGCGGTTATCCCACAGTTTTACCATTATAAGTCCGTTACCCGAGGCTACTTACCGTTCGCGGTGCAGGAAAACACGACGGTACCGTACAGCACCAACTATAACATGTCGGCAGAGTCCGGCTTGGGACCCAATAAAGATGCGCGCATTTCCGGGCAGGCAATGCAGTTGCGGTGGGTTATGAAGAACGTGCCAGCGTTTCGGTCGGAGCCATTCATGACTACCCCACACGACTATGTGCGCAGTGTGCACTTCGAGTTGGCCGGCAGCGACTTCACTGGCAAAGATTACCACGACCTCAGTGGCAAGTGGGAAACTCTGTGGAAGACGCTAAACGAAGACGAAGAATTCGGCAAAGCAATAACTTCTCCAGCGCCCCTAGCTGCCGAAGCCAAGGTTATCCAAGCCAAATACGCCGATCCAGCTGCTCGGGCAGCGGCCGTACTGGCCTTAGTGCAACGTAGCGTTCAGTACAACGGACAGCCGCGCTTATTTGTGTCGCAGCCTCTGCGTCGGACGTTTGAGAAGCACCTTGGCAACGCGGCCGATATAAACTTGCTGCTCGTGCAGACCCTGCGTCAAGCCGGTTTGCAAGCCACTCCCCTCCTGCTTAGTACCCGCGACCACGGGCAGGTACAAACTAATTTGCCGGTTATCACGCAGTTCAACTACGTAGCTGCTCACCTTATACTGCCCAATCAACCCGACGTGCTGCTTGATGCCACCGAGCCGCAGTTGCCGCTTGGGTTTTTGCCCGAACGCTGCCTCAACGGTCAAGGCTGCCTCGCTGATGCCTCCGGACGGTGGCTGCCACTAAAACCCGCCGCGAGCCACGTGCAATATCAAAGCGCCAAAATGCGTCTCACGCCGCAAGGCTCGTTGGAAGGCACTGTTAAGCTGGAATATGGAGGATATGCTGGGCTCGAAGCGCGCCGCCAAATACGCGAGAGTTTCACGGGCGACTACTTAGGACGCATCAGCCACCGCTGGAGTGATTGGCAACCCGCTGCCGTGAAGCTGGTTGCCCTCGACTCGCTACGCAAGCCCTTGGCCGTTGAATTAAACCTAAACTTCCCTAGCGACAACCCAGATGCGGCCATGTTTTATCTACCGCTACTCAAAGCAGTGGACATGATGCCCCACCCTTTCAAATCCGAAAGCCGCATCTATCCTGTGAACTTGGGTATGCCACGTGAATACACGGGCTTAGTGACGCTGACGTTGCCAGCAAACTTCACGGTGCAGGAACTACCGGCTAACATACTGCTGGCGCTACCAAACGGCGGTGGGCGGTTTTCCTATCAGGCCAGTCAGATCGGCCCGGAAACCATTCAGATAGCGACCCGGCTCCAGCTCTCAAAGGCTGATTACAGCCCCGAGGAATACGCCGCACTCCGCGAAATACACCAGCGAGCGGCTTCCAAATGTGCGGAAATGCTGGTCGTACGCAGGAAATAG